A section of the Carya illinoinensis cultivar Pawnee chromosome 12, C.illinoinensisPawnee_v1, whole genome shotgun sequence genome encodes:
- the LOC122290102 gene encoding uncharacterized protein LOC122290102, whose product MNFAQKETETFYQSWEKFKDLLNACPHHGYENWRIISFFYEGLQPKMRQFVETMCNGEFFNKEPEEAFEYFDYLSENAQSWDVSDEYHRTEPLKITGVGKYNLRGVDDLHARVSMLIKKLETIDTNKVSPFSNTYNPSWINHPNLSWRNEQSTQPSNHAPGPSQYTGNQQSATSGSTQYPTAAPYGQRRNLEETMHQMAANLQQFMQGQTTMNNQTSQAINEIRGSLTRLTTTLQTQEKGKFPTQPQPNLQGQIHQVSETLETSNTKSCNNFEKWENLGAQTEMQWKLKDEQLPPVIVIVKPSKEQIPALDLKPLPTELK is encoded by the exons ATGAACTTTGCCCAAAAAGAAACTGAAACCTTTTATCAGAGCTGGGAGAAGTTCAAGGATTTACTCAATGCTTGTCCTCATCATGGGTATGAAAATTGGAGGATAATAAGTTTTTTCTATGAGGGTTTACAACCCAAGATGAGACAATTTGTAGAGACAATGTGTAATGGAGAGTTTTTCAATAAAGAACCAGAGGAGGCTTTTGAATACTTTGATTATTTATCTGAAAATGCTCAGTCATGGGATGTTTCAGATGAATATCATAGAACTGAACCCTTAAAGATAACTGGAGTGGGGAAATACAACTTGAGGGGAGTGGATGACTTGCATGCTAGAGTGTCTATGCTtattaagaaattagaaaccatagacaCAAACAAAGTAA GTCCATTCTCTAACACATACAACCCCAGCTGGATAAACCACCCAAATTTAAGTTGGAGGAATGAGCAGTCAACCCAACCCTCCAATCATGCACCAGGCCCTTCTCAATACACAGGAAATCAACAGTCAGCTACATCAGGATCAACTCAGTATCCTACTGCAGCACCTTATGGGCAGAGGAGGAATCTTGAGGAAACTATGCATCAAATGGCAGCAAACCTTCAACAATTCATGCAAGGGCAAACCACCATGAACAACCAGACTTCACAAGCCATCAATGAGATTAGAGGATCCTTGACGAGGTTGACCACGACTTTGCAAACTCAAGAGAAGGGAAAATTCCCTACTCAACCTCAACCTAACTTGCAGGGGCAAATTCATCAAGTGTCAGAGACATTGGAGACTTCCAACACTAAAAGCTGTAacaactttgagaagtgggaaaaTCTTG GTGCTCAAACTGAGATGCAGTGGAAGCTAAAGGATGAACAACTACCTCCAGTTATAGTAATAGTAAAGCCATCAAAGGAGCAGATCCCAGCATTGGATCTTAAGCCCCTACCCACAGAACTCAAGTAA